A genomic window from Silene latifolia isolate original U9 population chromosome Y, ASM4854445v1, whole genome shotgun sequence includes:
- the LOC141632878 gene encoding uncharacterized protein LOC141632878: protein MAIVADCTSMDVQKNKVGELWSELFTCVALVEQSPGHCDELLGILREFKERVKITPDESGNTGIAKVKDKNAEIGMLLETNIPSEIKVLPPRQCKNKGSGKRLISPRERDGEVNKKALRKCRACGEMANHDSRNCYRRTTDNE, encoded by the coding sequence ATGGCGATTGTTGCTGATTGTACATCAATGGATGTACAGAAAAACAAAGTTGGCGAGTTATGGTCAGAGTTGTTTACTTGTGTGGCACTTGTTGAACAGAGTCCCGGGCATTGTGATGAGTTGCTTGGGATTTTGCGTGAGTTCAAGGAAAGGGTAAAAATTACCCCTGATGAAAGTGGAAATACTGGTATTGCAAAGGTAAAGGACAAGAATGCTGAAATTGGGATGCTTTTAGAAACAAACATTCCTAGTGAGATTAAGGTTTTGCCTCCAAGGCAGTGCAAAAACAAAGGCTCCGGAAAAAGGCTGATCTCACCAAGAGAACGAGATGGGGAAGTGAACAAGAAAGCGCTAAGAAAATGCAGGGCATGTGGGGAGATGGCGAACCACGACAGTAGGAATTGTTACCGAAGGACAACCGACAATGAGTAg